The following coding sequences lie in one Listeria ivanovii subsp. londoniensis genomic window:
- the istA gene encoding IS21 family transposase, whose translation MIKFMDKLTIIRLLEGGRSQRSVAKELGLNRKTVSRYWRQYQIAQRNLENDPADPMKKEALTAPPTYQSKNRKPRKYTPEIDQRVEEILAFDQLKAKQLGPHKQQLTIVAIHEILVSEGFDIAQSTLRPYVREKVQAKKEAYIKQLYPLGYRAEFDFGEVKCLINQQKRTLTIAVFSCPASGYRWGKLYESANQQVFLDAHIRFFEHLKGVYSTVVYDNMRNVVKRFIGPHEKELNDELVKLALYYRFEPIVTNAFSGHEKGHVEKSVQVLRRKAFIKQYEFESIEHAQKHLDQAMIELNSASTIVVEQAQLQALRGSYDYGVTTKQTVDKYSFVHVDGNYYSVPDYLVGQKVTVKRYLNELKIVGSSQVIATHTIQKGEKQYSIDIRHYLTTFLRKPKSLEHSLVLKKAPKLHRCFLLYYQKTPRRFLQFIEQHLGDSIDQLILQLEEEAIKDQKVFKTLPGRAVNEARNQLQEYNVIHQVRKVINK comes from the coding sequence GTGATAAAATTTATGGATAAATTAACCATCATACGTCTATTAGAAGGTGGGCGTTCTCAACGATCTGTCGCAAAAGAATTGGGACTAAACCGAAAAACGGTTAGTCGTTATTGGAGACAATATCAAATTGCACAACGAAACTTAGAAAATGACCCAGCAGATCCTATGAAAAAAGAGGCATTAACTGCCCCCCCTACTTATCAATCTAAGAATAGAAAACCAAGGAAATATACTCCTGAAATCGACCAACGGGTCGAAGAAATACTTGCCTTTGATCAGTTAAAAGCAAAACAGTTGGGTCCTCATAAACAACAATTAACGATTGTTGCTATTCACGAAATACTAGTATCTGAAGGGTTTGACATTGCACAGAGTACTTTACGTCCTTATGTTCGAGAAAAAGTCCAAGCAAAAAAAGAAGCTTATATCAAGCAATTATATCCTTTAGGCTATCGGGCAGAATTTGATTTTGGAGAAGTAAAATGTTTGATCAATCAACAAAAACGAACGTTAACTATCGCTGTATTTTCTTGTCCTGCTTCTGGTTATCGCTGGGGGAAACTTTATGAATCGGCGAACCAACAAGTGTTTCTTGATGCACATATCCGTTTTTTTGAACACCTCAAAGGTGTTTATTCAACAGTCGTTTATGACAATATGCGAAATGTAGTTAAACGTTTCATAGGTCCACATGAAAAGGAGCTCAATGATGAATTAGTAAAATTAGCTCTTTACTACCGTTTTGAACCAATTGTAACCAATGCATTTAGTGGTCATGAAAAAGGACACGTAGAAAAAAGTGTCCAGGTTCTCCGAAGAAAAGCATTCATTAAACAATATGAGTTTGAATCAATTGAACACGCTCAAAAACATCTAGATCAGGCAATGATTGAACTGAATTCAGCTTCAACAATTGTGGTGGAACAAGCTCAGTTACAAGCACTGAGAGGAAGTTATGATTATGGTGTAACAACAAAGCAAACCGTAGACAAATATAGTTTTGTACATGTAGACGGAAATTATTACTCTGTGCCAGATTATTTAGTTGGTCAAAAAGTTACCGTAAAGCGTTACCTCAATGAACTAAAGATAGTGGGTTCTAGTCAAGTTATCGCTACACATACCATTCAAAAAGGAGAAAAACAATATTCCATTGATATTCGACACTATTTAACCACATTTTTACGAAAACCTAAGTCACTAGAGCATTCACTTGTATTGAAGAAAGCACCTAAGCTTCATCGCTGCTTCCTTCTGTATTACCAAAAGACTCCACGGAGGTTTCTTCAATTTATTGAACAACACTTGGGAGATTCCATAGACCAACTCATTCTACAGTTGGAAGAAGAAGCAATAAAAGACCAAAAGGTCTTTAAAACTTTGCCGGGTCGTGCAGTAAATGAAGCAAGAAATCAATTGCAAGAATACAATGTGATCCATCAGGTGAGAAAGGTGATAAATAAATGA
- a CDS encoding putative holin-like toxin produces the protein MSVFEAMTLMLTFATLVVLILDFNKPKK, from the coding sequence ATGTCTGTATTTGAAGCAATGACTTTAATGTTGACTTTTGCCACATTAGTCGTGCTCATACTAGACTTCAACAAACCAAAAAAGTAA